One Maribacter dokdonensis DSW-8 genomic region harbors:
- the bcp gene encoding thioredoxin-dependent thiol peroxidase — MNTLKVGDKVPSFSAKDQDGNTVNLSDYKGKKLIVFFYPKASTPGCTAEACNLRDNYAELQSQGYELLGVSADSEKRQTNFRNKYEFPFPLLADEDHTVINAFGVWGLKKFMGREYDGIHRKTFIIDEEGIVTKVIDKVKTKDHAAQLLD, encoded by the coding sequence ATGAATACGTTAAAAGTTGGTGATAAAGTACCATCATTTTCTGCTAAAGATCAAGATGGCAATACTGTTAATTTATCAGATTATAAAGGAAAAAAACTAATAGTATTTTTCTATCCAAAAGCAAGTACACCTGGTTGTACCGCAGAGGCTTGCAATTTACGCGATAATTATGCGGAATTACAATCACAAGGTTATGAACTTTTAGGAGTAAGTGCCGATTCTGAAAAAAGACAAACAAATTTTAGAAACAAATATGAATTTCCTTTTCCGTTATTGGCAGATGAGGACCATACGGTAATCAATGCTTTTGGCGTGTGGGGTTTAAAGAAATTTATGGGTCGCGAATATGATGGTATTCATAGAAAAACCTTTATAATTGATGAAGAGGGGATAGTCACTAAAGTAATAGATAAGGTAAAGACCAAGGACCACGCAGCTCAGTTATTAGATTAA
- a CDS encoding endonuclease III domain-containing protein yields the protein MTKAEKIAFTIDTLQELYPEIPVPLDHKDPYTLLIAVLMSAQSTDVRVNKITPLLFAKADNPYDMIKLSIDEIREIIKPVGLSPMKAKGIYGLSKILIEKHNGEVPQNLEDLEELPAVGHKTASVVISQAFGIPAFPVDTHIHRLLYRWGFTNGKNVVQTEKDAKRLFPKEIWNDLHLQIIWYGREYSPARGWDLEKDIITKTIGRKTVLNDYYKNKKTR from the coding sequence ATGACGAAAGCCGAAAAAATAGCTTTTACAATTGATACTTTACAAGAGTTATATCCAGAAATTCCTGTTCCCTTAGATCATAAAGATCCTTATACCTTATTAATTGCAGTATTAATGTCTGCCCAAAGTACAGACGTTAGGGTAAATAAAATAACCCCCTTACTTTTTGCAAAAGCGGACAACCCTTATGACATGATTAAACTGAGCATAGATGAAATTAGGGAAATTATTAAACCCGTTGGTTTATCGCCAATGAAAGCAAAAGGTATTTACGGATTATCAAAAATTTTAATAGAAAAACATAATGGTGAGGTTCCCCAAAATCTTGAAGATTTAGAAGAATTACCTGCTGTTGGCCATAAAACAGCGAGTGTAGTGATCTCACAAGCATTTGGAATTCCTGCTTTCCCGGTAGACACACATATTCACAGGCTACTATATAGGTGGGGGTTCACCAATGGTAAAAATGTAGTACAAACCGAAAAAGATGCCAAGAGGCTATTTCCAAAAGAAATTTGGAACGATCTTCACTTACAGATTATTTGGTATGGTAGAGAATATTCACCCGCTAGAGGCTGGGATCTTGAAAAAGACATAATCACCAAGACCATTGGTAGAAAAACGGTTTTAAATGATTACTATAAAAATAAAAAAACCCGCTAA
- a CDS encoding RNA polymerase sigma factor has protein sequence MKLQIEDSELVKDYINGNEGALEILINRHNQRITSFIYSKVLDRDITEDIFQDTFIKVIKTLKRGKYSEEGKFLPWVMRISHNLIIDHFRRNKRMPMFEGSDDFNIFSVIGDDKLNAEKQLIKNQIDTDLRQLVEELPDDQKEVLLMRIYKDMSFKEISENTGVSINTALGRMRYALINLRKIIEKNNIVLTN, from the coding sequence ATGAAACTACAAATTGAAGACTCAGAATTAGTTAAGGATTATATCAACGGAAACGAAGGTGCCCTTGAAATTTTAATTAACAGACACAATCAGCGTATTACTAGTTTTATCTATTCTAAGGTTTTAGATAGGGATATTACAGAAGATATTTTTCAAGATACTTTTATTAAAGTGATCAAAACTTTAAAAAGAGGTAAGTATAGTGAAGAAGGTAAATTTTTACCTTGGGTAATGAGAATTTCACATAACTTGATCATTGACCACTTTAGAAGAAACAAAAGAATGCCAATGTTTGAAGGCAGCGATGACTTTAATATTTTCTCTGTAATTGGAGATGATAAGTTAAATGCCGAAAAACAACTAATTAAAAATCAAATAGATACTGATCTTAGACAATTGGTAGAAGAATTGCCAGATGATCAAAAAGAGGTTTTGTTAATGCGTATCTATAAGGATATGAGCTTTAAAGAAATCTCAGAAAATACAGGTGTAAGTATCAATACAGCTTTAGGTAGAATGCGTTATGCTCTTATTAACCTTAGAAAAATCATTGAAAAAAACAATATAGTTCTTACGAATTAA
- a CDS encoding RNA polymerase sigma factor → MVVQVEDSQLVKQYIQGDEKAIEALINRHNSRLTGFIYSKVGDRELTEDIFQDTFMKVIRTLKRGAYNEEGKFLPWVMRIAHNLVIDHFRKHNRMPMYNSKESYNIFSLLGDDKLNAEKQLIKEQIDTDLLRMIKELPEDQQEVLEMRIYKDMSFKEISDNTGVSINTALGRMRYALINLRKLVEANNIVLTN, encoded by the coding sequence ATGGTAGTACAAGTTGAAGATTCCCAATTAGTAAAGCAATATATTCAAGGAGACGAAAAAGCTATTGAAGCTTTAATCAATCGTCATAATTCTAGGTTAACAGGATTTATCTATTCTAAAGTAGGTGACCGTGAACTTACCGAAGATATTTTCCAAGATACATTTATGAAGGTTATACGAACCTTAAAAAGAGGTGCCTATAACGAAGAGGGTAAATTTTTACCATGGGTAATGCGTATAGCTCATAACCTTGTTATTGATCATTTTAGAAAGCATAACAGAATGCCAATGTATAATAGCAAGGAAAGCTATAATATCTTTTCATTGTTAGGGGACGATAAATTGAATGCGGAAAAGCAATTGATAAAAGAGCAAATAGATACTGATCTATTGAGAATGATAAAAGAGCTACCGGAGGATCAACAAGAAGTTTTAGAGATGCGTATATATAAAGATATGAGCTTTAAAGAAATTTCCGATAATACGGGTGTGAGTATTAACACTGCGTTAGGAAGAATGCGCTACGCTTTAATAAACCTTAGAAAGCTTGTTGAGGCCAATAATATAGTTTTAACGAATTAA
- the uvrA gene encoding excinuclease ABC subunit UvrA, with translation MPTLTEINPKENIIIKGAKLHNLKDIDVVIPRNKLVVITGLSGSGKSSLAFDTLYAEGQRRYVESLSSYARQFLGKLDKPKVDYIKGIAPAIAIEQKVNSTNPRSTVGTTTEIYDYIKLLFARIGKTYSPVSGNEVKKHTVTDVVNHVKAYTEGTKLLLLAPITIREDRDAIKSLELFSKQGYARIKYNDSVMRIDQAPKDIGKKFDLVIDRIITKDDEDFYNRLANAVDTAFFEGKGECMIEELADGKQTLFSNKFELDGITFLEPNVHLFSFNNPYGACPKCEGYGDVIGIDEDLVVPNTALSVYENAIFPWRGDSMSFYRDQLVNSAYKFDFPIHKPWFELTEEQKQLVWDGNAHFIGLHKFFGMLEEKSYKIQNRVMLSRYRGKTKCNVCNGKRLRPETDYVKVGGASISSLVGLSIEKLILFFNDLKLNESDATIAARLLVEINTRLGFLDKVGLNYLTINRKSNTLSGGESQRINLATSLGSSLVGSMYILDEPSIGLHPRDTENLIEVLLSLRNLGNTVIVVEHDEDIMKAADVVIDIGPEAGTHGGEVVAQGTLKEILKSKSLTAQYLNGKMEIKVPKERRTSKNHITINGVRENNLKNINVTFPLDMLTVVTGVSGSGKSTLVKKLLYPIVLKETGGYGEKAGQHTSVEGKYKHIKHVEFVDQNPIGRSSRSNPVTYIKAYDDIRSLFAGQKLSKIRNYQAKHFSFNVDGGRCEKCKGEGEITVEMQFMADVHLECETCGGKRFKKEVLEVTFNNANIDDVLNMTIDDAIQFFETGEQTKIVTKLKPLQDVGLGYVTLGQSSSTLSGGEAQRIKLASFLIKGSTKEKALFIFDEPTTGLHFHDIQKLLKSFNALIKKGHSIVVIEHNIDLIKCADYIIDLGPGGGENGGQLLAEGTPEEVVKSKKSYTANYLKEKIN, from the coding sequence ATGCCTACACTTACCGAAATAAATCCGAAAGAAAACATTATAATCAAGGGTGCTAAATTGCACAACCTAAAAGATATTGATGTTGTTATACCTAGAAATAAACTTGTGGTCATTACAGGACTTTCAGGTTCTGGAAAGTCTAGTTTAGCTTTTGACACCTTGTACGCAGAAGGTCAAAGACGCTATGTAGAAAGCTTATCATCCTATGCCCGACAGTTTTTGGGCAAATTGGATAAACCTAAGGTAGATTACATTAAAGGTATAGCCCCAGCTATTGCAATTGAGCAAAAAGTGAATTCTACCAACCCTAGATCAACCGTTGGTACAACCACTGAAATTTATGACTACATAAAACTTTTGTTTGCGCGTATTGGTAAGACCTACTCCCCTGTTTCTGGTAACGAAGTAAAAAAACATACTGTTACAGATGTTGTTAACCATGTAAAAGCTTACACCGAAGGTACCAAGCTCTTACTTTTAGCACCTATTACCATTCGTGAAGATAGAGATGCCATAAAATCATTGGAATTATTTTCAAAACAAGGTTACGCACGTATTAAATATAATGACAGTGTAATGCGAATAGATCAAGCTCCCAAGGATATTGGCAAAAAGTTTGATCTTGTAATTGACAGAATCATTACCAAAGACGACGAAGATTTTTACAATAGATTGGCAAATGCCGTAGATACTGCCTTTTTTGAAGGTAAGGGCGAATGTATGATCGAGGAACTGGCAGATGGCAAACAAACACTTTTCAGTAATAAGTTTGAATTAGATGGTATTACATTTCTTGAACCGAATGTTCATCTCTTTAGCTTTAATAATCCCTACGGTGCTTGTCCAAAGTGCGAAGGGTACGGAGATGTTATCGGTATAGATGAAGATCTGGTTGTACCAAATACGGCATTATCGGTTTACGAAAATGCCATTTTCCCATGGAGAGGAGATAGCATGAGTTTTTATAGAGATCAGTTGGTCAACTCAGCATATAAATTTGATTTTCCAATTCATAAACCTTGGTTTGAACTTACTGAAGAGCAAAAACAATTGGTTTGGGATGGTAATGCACATTTTATAGGACTACATAAGTTCTTTGGAATGTTAGAAGAGAAAAGCTATAAAATACAAAACAGGGTAATGCTCTCAAGATATAGAGGTAAAACCAAATGTAATGTTTGTAATGGCAAAAGGTTACGTCCAGAGACGGATTATGTGAAAGTTGGCGGAGCTTCCATTTCTTCATTGGTAGGGTTATCCATAGAAAAACTGATTCTGTTTTTTAACGACCTTAAATTAAATGAAAGTGACGCAACCATTGCAGCAAGACTTTTAGTTGAAATAAACACACGGTTAGGATTTTTGGATAAGGTGGGTTTAAATTACCTAACCATTAACAGAAAATCCAATACATTATCTGGTGGAGAAAGTCAGCGTATAAATCTAGCAACCTCTTTAGGTAGTAGTTTGGTAGGTTCCATGTATATTTTAGATGAGCCAAGTATTGGACTACACCCAAGAGATACTGAAAATTTGATAGAGGTTTTACTATCCTTACGTAATCTGGGCAATACCGTTATAGTGGTTGAACATGACGAAGATATCATGAAGGCCGCAGATGTGGTTATAGATATAGGTCCAGAAGCCGGTACACATGGCGGCGAAGTAGTGGCTCAAGGTACACTTAAGGAAATACTTAAGTCAAAATCGCTCACGGCCCAGTATCTAAATGGTAAAATGGAGATTAAAGTTCCTAAAGAACGTAGAACTTCAAAAAACCATATTACTATAAACGGTGTTCGTGAAAACAACCTTAAAAACATCAATGTTACTTTTCCTTTAGATATGTTAACCGTAGTAACAGGTGTATCTGGTAGTGGAAAAAGTACTTTGGTCAAAAAACTGTTATATCCTATAGTACTTAAAGAAACTGGGGGGTATGGAGAAAAAGCAGGTCAGCATACTTCTGTGGAGGGCAAGTACAAACATATTAAACACGTAGAATTTGTAGATCAAAATCCTATCGGGAGATCTTCACGCTCTAATCCTGTAACTTACATAAAGGCATATGATGATATTAGAAGTTTGTTCGCTGGCCAAAAACTGAGCAAGATTAGAAATTACCAAGCAAAGCATTTTTCATTCAATGTCGATGGCGGTAGATGTGAAAAATGTAAAGGTGAAGGTGAAATCACCGTAGAAATGCAGTTTATGGCAGATGTTCATTTGGAATGTGAAACTTGTGGTGGTAAACGATTTAAAAAAGAAGTACTTGAGGTCACTTTCAATAATGCCAATATAGACGATGTACTTAATATGACCATTGACGATGCTATTCAGTTTTTTGAAACCGGAGAGCAGACCAAAATAGTCACTAAACTAAAACCTTTACAAGATGTTGGTTTGGGGTATGTAACATTGGGGCAATCTTCATCTACCCTTTCTGGTGGAGAGGCACAACGTATTAAATTAGCATCTTTTTTGATTAAAGGTAGTACCAAAGAAAAAGCGCTCTTCATTTTTGATGAGCCAACTACGGGATTACATTTTCATGATATTCAAAAACTATTGAAATCATTTAACGCACTTATTAAGAAAGGACATTCTATAGTAGTCATAGAACATAATATTGATTTAATTAAATGTGCAGACTACATTATAGATCTTGGTCCAGGTGGCGGTGAAAATGGTGGACAATTATTAGCCGAAGGTACTCCAGAAGAGGTTGTAAAAAGCAAAAAATCGTACACGGCGAACTACCTAAAAGAGAAAATAAATTAA